In the genome of Fusobacterium necrogenes, one region contains:
- a CDS encoding flavodoxin family protein — translation MKILVTYSTLTGNTKKVCEAAAEAFTEVEIKDISEVTTLDYDLIVVGTWIDKGTADTKALNFIETIKKKKTAFIFTLGAYPDSQHAMDCIKRIKKLFEGNENEVVGHYHCQGAIDPKLIEMMKTKFGPDHPHGPNPERIKRWEDASKHPDENDLDMAYNYFKELINKL, via the coding sequence ATGAAAATATTGGTTACTTATTCAACACTAACAGGGAACACTAAAAAAGTTTGTGAAGCAGCAGCAGAAGCTTTTACTGAGGTAGAAATAAAAGATATAAGTGAAGTAACAACTTTAGATTATGATTTAATAGTTGTCGGAACTTGGATAGATAAAGGGACTGCAGATACAAAGGCTCTTAATTTTATCGAAACAATAAAGAAAAAGAAAACAGCTTTCATATTTACATTAGGAGCTTATCCAGACTCACAACACGCTATGGATTGTATAAAGAGAATAAAAAAATTATTTGAAGGCAATGAAAATGAAGTAGTAGGACACTATCACTGTCAAGGAGCTATTGATCCAAAACTTATAGAGATGATGAAAACAAAATTTGGACCAGATCATCCTCATGGACCAAACCCTGAAAGAATAAAAAGATGGGAAGATGCAAGTAAGCATCCAGATGAAAATGATTTAGATATGGCTTACAATTATTTTAAAGAATTAATAAATAAATTATGA
- a CDS encoding YbaN family protein, translated as MKKKIFFVVGILSIILGSIGIFLPILPTTPFLLLSAYCFNKSSEKFHKALLENKIFGKYIKDYQEKKGVSRKNKFIAILTLIISVTFSITKISNLYLKIFLIVILIVVSFHILKLKTLN; from the coding sequence ATGAAGAAAAAAATTTTTTTTGTTGTTGGAATACTCTCTATTATTTTAGGAAGTATAGGTATTTTTCTTCCAATACTTCCCACTACTCCTTTTTTACTTCTAAGTGCATATTGTTTTAATAAATCTTCAGAAAAATTTCATAAAGCTCTCTTAGAAAATAAAATTTTTGGAAAATATATCAAAGATTATCAAGAAAAGAAAGGTGTTAGTAGGAAAAATAAATTTATAGCTATCCTTACTTTAATCATTAGTGTTACTTTTTCTATAACAAAAATATCTAATTTATATCTTAAAATCTTTTTAATAGTAATATTGATAGTAGTTTCTTTTCATATTTTAAAATTAAAAACTTTGAATTAG